Below is a window of Nicotiana tabacum cultivar K326 chromosome 19, ASM71507v2, whole genome shotgun sequence DNA.
GCAAACCAAGGGCAGAAGTTCAGGAAATTTTCTAggtcaaaattaaaatttagtaTTACTAATTGAGCCTCGATCTAAACTAGTTGGGGTTAACTATATAAATCTTTTATACCCATTTATCTTTATTCAGGCCCATTTCATTTAAATACTAAATAATGTTCTTTTAATGCATAGTAGGGGTTAACTAAAACTAGACTCTCTAGGTCCCAGCTCACTCACATTGACATAGAAATCTAATAAAAAGAtggggaaaaagaaaataatgagtTATCTTAACTAAAGGATAAATTAAGATCATAAATTTTAACAAGCGCAATATGCCTAAATTAGACTTTTTATGGTCTCCATGTGTCTAGTCATTACAGAAGACCTAGCCCTCTTTATGAGTAGTTGCAAATGAGCTACAGGGTTGTAATTCTCTGACTCAAAACAATACAGGGGATGTAATTCCTTCCAGGAAAGAGTATTTTGCTTGGAAAAGCTTATGGAGTTGATGACACGGTAAGTGCCTTATCAAAGAAGAGTTAGTTTGAGAGGGTCGATGGGATCCAAATGCAGATCATCAAATACCGTTGAGAAGCTGTAAGAGTCACCGAATAAAATGCATTTTCTTAAAAGATTTCAATTATTCCCTCCCTCCCATTTTACGTGAAGGGGCTTGATGGTTATGGaatttacaaaagaaaaaaagacttcTGAAACTTGTGGTTTCAAACATGCCATGAGATATTTGTGTCTATAAAATCatgtcattaagggtaaaatggggaTTCTGTGATAAAAATTATTTCCAAAGaggtgtcattctttttggtacTGACTAAAATGAAAAGAGTCACATAAATAGgatggagggagtattatttttgttcttatttatCAAAATATACCTGAATGAACAAGTGAAAGCAAACATTAAGTATGAAAACATTAGTGAAGCCTCACTGAATGAATTTGATGCCAAGGATGTGGTTTTGTTCTCTGGTCATTTTGGTCTAATATTGGATTTATAGTCAGGACCTCTTACATCTCGTTGCGTGTAGGACTACGTTGTTCCACACTTTGGCTCAAGAGCACGTGGTGATCCTCCTAGCTCAAGGAGGCATCTAATCTTTTTGTACTCTAGGTATGTGTACTGTTTGTATGCGTAGGCTTGAGCACACTGAATTAAAATTCGCCAAGCTTAGACGTTTTTTCAAGACTTGAACTTTTTCCAATTGAATTTGGTCTCATCCTTCTTTGGAAATCTTAAACCTGAGATTAAACTAAAACTTTTCTCATATTGGAGTCAAGTTTAAACATGAAATAACAGATTAGTGGAAAgctaaaacataaaataaactagAATGTGGAAAGTCATATTCCGGTTGTGTATACTTTTGTATGTCTAACTTAATACTAGAGGAGTTAGGTAAGGTAATTCCTGTGGTTAAATTGTTCGGTTGGATTTGGAGATTGCGAGGTCCTTAATTGGTACTATAGCCTCTCTACGTTCATCATGAACTATTCTTTGGGACTGTTTGGTTCAATTTTGTGTTCTTAACTGCAACTTAATCACTAGTTCATGTGGTCTTACTTCCTTCTTGTGATGCTACATATCATTGCAGAGGATCTTCCTGTTTTTGCACTTCAAGATGATAGGATAGTTGAAGTAGTAGGGGAGCCTGCAAGTGTACACAAGGCAGTTGAGTTAATTGCTAATCACTTGAGGAAATTTTTGGTTGATCGCAGCATAATCCCAGTATTTGAGATGCAAGTAAGCCTCATTTCAATTAGAAATTTTTAGgactgtatcttagcatcttttgATGGATAATGAACTTATTTATTGTTTAGATGCAAATGCCAAATCGACCAGTGGAACACATGCCACCTCCACAGTCTTGGGGTCCTCCTCCCCAAGCTTTCCCCTCAAGCGCTGCTGGAGGTCCGGGATATGGATCTAATCCTCATTTCATGCCACCACCATCAAGGCAACATGATAGTTATTACCCTCCAGCTGACATGCCACCATCGAGGCAACATGATAGTTATTATGCTCCAGTTGACATGCCACCCCCACTGGAGAAACAACCTCATCAGGGAATTTCTGCATATGGAAGAGAAACTCCTATGTCAATGCATTCATCATCCAACAACACAACCGCACCGTCTCTGATTACTCAGGTATGTTCTGTTACTCTAAGCAAACTGAGTCAGTAGTTAAAGAGAAATGGGTGTGTTAAGCTTCTTATTGTTGGTTTACATGAGGAGAACAGttcattagttttgaaattaacTACAGCTTCAACTCTACATGCCCATCTTTCCCACCATTCTGTTGAAAGAAACCAAAAGGCTGGCAGTCATTCACTAAAAGACAGGTGGGAATTACCAAAAAAGGGGAAATTGCTACACACCCTATATGCACTTCAGTAACAGGTATCAAATTGTAGTGGGTGATACCTTGATGCACTATAGTGCAGGTTATTTAGCTAAGCAAGAAATGCATAAATGGTAGGGTAGCTTTTGTAGAATTTTATTCCCAGGCAGTTCTGTTAACTAAGCTAGTCGGACAACTCCTAGCTTTACTTGAGAAGTACTCCCTGCCAGGTTTTTTGGAGTTAGAGGTTCAACCTATCTAATTTTCTGTGTGACTTTGGACATACATTTCTTAATTTTGTAAAAAGAAAATTTGCTTGATTAGAGATTTTGTTAATGTACTTATAAATCACAATATTCTATAGttaaaatattttgattttttttgagaaaattgtaGTTGAAGAAAATTTTGACTTCCGAAATAGTAATAGGTGTTACTATGATGTGATACAGGGAGAATATATTTTAGGACTCATTTTGTAACTTGTGTCGCTTCCAATAATTTTCACTCATTTAGTGACGTGTTGCTTCCAATCTTAATCATTGTTTTCGTCCATTTTTTCCCCGCAAAGACTGCTCAATCAGTTACTTGATCTTTTAGGCTTCTTTTTTGCCTGCTTTTGTATCGTTTGATTTCTTGTTTCTCCGAGCTTCTTTTGTGACCTCAGTTGGTACTTCGTTGGTTAAACAAACTTGATTTCCTGATATATCATGGTTTTCTTTTAGCATTTTTAGAGATGTTGGTGGATGGGAATGGCATTGTTGTTTTCAGTTGGTGCCAATCTGAATCACTGCATTATGCACAAATAGCATATATCCTTGGCCTTACACTGATACTTTATCAAATTGGATACTTAGCTGAGAATTAAGGATTGAACTTCAGAAATATTTTTAGATTGCAAAAATATTGGCAATTTATATGCAAGACATCCTAAGCAAACCTAATATGGTCACGATGAAGTGCTAGTAAacaaaatgagaaaaagaaagataTTCATGTGCGAGTTTTTGCTTGTTCTGAGGGCATAGTTTTGCAGATTACACAGCATATGCAGATCCCATTGTCCTATGCTGATGCTGTGATTGGAACAAATGGTGCGAGCATAAGCTACATCCGGCGGGTTAGTGGTGCTACTGTTACCATACAGGAAACAAGGGGAGTTCCTGGGGAGATGACTGTTGAGATCAGTGGAACTGCTTCTCAAGTCCAAACAGCACAACAATTGGTACAGGTAAAATTCTTGCTTCACTTGTCATAAGATTTAAGCTCTTTTTTCTGCTGGTATGTGCATATGCATATGAGTTTCTGTTGAGTGGGTGCAAAGTGCcgtcttttctttttccatttgacTTTTGGTTTAGCCAATATCCGTGCTTCTCATATCCTATCTTGAAATGTATTTGTTTATTCTTCATTTGTGTGTCGTAGAATTTCATGGCAGATGCAGGGGCGCCTCAGGCACAGACAGCTCCACCAGCTGACCAAGGCTACAACTCCTATGGAGCTCCTCCTACTTCTATGTATTCATCTGCCCCTACAAATCCAGGCGTTCCAGGTCAATCAGGAGGCTATGGTTCAGTGTATGGTACCAACTATGGCTATTGAGCTGGACCCTTATGCATTTCATTTGGTGAACAAAACTAATAATCCTTTCATCAGAGTGCGTTGTACTGTTGTACCTTCATTTAGGCCTAGTGACATGGAAAACTCCTATAGGTAGAGAGTATTTTATGCATTAGGGTCGTTCCAACGATGTACCTACCAAATGTCTATTTCATTTTTCTCCTGATTTGTCTCTTATCTCACCTTCCTAGTCTTTCCACGACTAATATGATCTTTAACACTGAATAATTTCATATTTGCTCGGTTAGCTGCCACAGCGCTCAAGGATGTAAAAATATTATGACTCTACATGGTGTTTGAGGATGTTTGGCGGTTTGCTCTGTTGCAACTAGTATTGCAGCTGCGTGAACACAAATAGTTGGGATTGTATAAAAGTCGTCCTTACAGAAGTACCTTCTCCCTTGGGGCATTGGGCTGGGTTAACAGAAGAAGAGAACAAGTAATGAGGTGGAGGCTAAAACTAATGAACTCTGCTTTAGGGACtattatgtttttctttaaaatttgaagcAGCCATCCATATTGTTGATGAAATAACAAAGAAAGCTCTTTTACATTAATATCATATTATGTTCTGATTGaacaaattggctatagttctctAGCGATTTAAGGCTACATCGGATGTAATATAATAACATCTCATAAACTTTCAATTGAATCCAACAGTATATGGCGATTggcattaattttttttttttttttttggataataaCTGTAAAATATTACCATTAAAAACCAAATAATACACCTAAAATCTACCTTTTAACTCTTGGTGAATATTTTCAAATACGTCTCAAATCCAAACTCGGCAAGTCATGACCTATACCAGGTTTTAGAGTTCAAATCTCTGTTCCCTcatctatttttcctttttttttctgtttttttttttttggaagtaGAGTTTGACACTTATCTCCCCCAAAGAGAGAATAATATCAAGGAAGCACATGTCTACTTGGCCCATTATATTCTATTTTTGCTGATCCCACAGCTGTCACAGATATGGAATAATGAAGCCTTTCACTCTGCTTGCTAATTTGGCTGGACCAAGCCCTTAGACAGAGATAGCAGAAGGCAAAACCCTCCATGGCCATATTCTTCATTCATGTTGACCCCATTGCATCAACATAAGCGCGCGCACACAAACATAAAAGCAAACCCATCAAAAAACTGcccccaaaaataaaaaataagtattACGATAAAGGTAAATTTGATAATAAACAAGCTCGTCTTTTGCCAACCTATAATGCAACAGCACCTGTCTTACTTTCTGCACAATATCAAATTTGTCGCATCTCCACATTTTATTCTATTCATAACCTGAATAAAGCGTCACGAAACAGGAGATGACCAGTTCCCAACCTAGGACTCTTGTTTGGAGCATACTTTCATATTCTGTGAAGAGAAAGAGTACAGAAAGAAAGCCAACAAAAGAAAACCTACATTCAAGCTAATGCTCAAAATTTGAGTTTATTGGGCCGTAATGTAGTGACAAATCAAACCAACAGAAAACCCCAAACCAGAGAAAATCACACGCATTTCTCACTTGTTTGAAGGTGCCTTCTCCTGCTTCCGATCGGGCTTAAGGAACGGGTCCTGCAAGTTAACATTTGAATAAAACATATCAAACTAAGAAGGCGGCCAAATATTAACTCCACCTTTGTAATAATATATAGCAATCAGAAAGCAGAAAGCGCATTAGACAACTTATTACcaaccaaataaggaaagaaattagaCAATTTGCAGCAAAAGAAAGCACAGTATGTTATATATTATCTTTTGACCATGAGATATTAAGTTTTTAACTGAGAGGAGTTTGCCAATAGCTTATAGAGTCAATAACAATGAAACAAAAAATTGCCACCTTCAATTTCGTTCCATCACGCACCTCCTCTCCCCACCACCCCAAGGGGAGGGAGAGAAGGTGGGTAGTCACCTCCATTTTTTCATCTCCTAAATATATACTTGCTCCATGACAAGTTCCTTTACACCTTTTCAGAAGCACACCTACAGGCTACATCAGTGTATGTACCTTTACGCTGCAGCTTTAACAGAGACCAGTATCCAAGTTCTTACAACTCGCAGACTGCCTTGCTTGCTGCAtttccctttttttgtttttatgttattGACAAAGTTTCCATTTTAGTAGAATAAAAGTAGACACTGGATTAATGAGATAAACCCTACATTTAACCCATGGGTGACTTTTGCCTTACATCTCGGACACAGCAGTACTATTCCACGGTCTCACAGGACTGAAAATTAACAGTAATTGCAAGATTTTGCAGAAAGAAATAGGTGAACTGAGCAACTGactatcatttttcttttaataatgaCAACGGATGATCACATATAGGTGGGCTATCAAGATGTTGACTGTTGATTAAACAGTAGCAAAGGACAAAAGAGTTGCAGTAAGCCAGTAACAAGAAATAGGAAGACTAGTAGAATGTTTCAGAAACAACGAAAAAGTAGCAGCAGAAGATAGTCCAGCAGGGTCAGGTGTAGCTCAAGATTGAAcagcaaaagaaaatgattttgGGTTTTGTGTGGGGGTGGTTTttgggagagagagagaggcgaGCAGCAAGAGAGTTATAGAGAAGGGGAGAGGGTATTCCAAACTTACGCGAGATCAGAAGAAAATGCACAtctataaacaaaaaaaaaagaaattttctcATAATCCTACTAAAACtttagcttcttcttcttcttcttgggtATTCCAAACTTACGCGTGATCAGAAGAAAATGCAcatctataaaaataaaaaaaaaaagaaggaaattttcttataatcctacTAAAACTTTAGCTTCTTCTTCTTGGGTATTCCAAACTTACACGCGATCAGAAGAAAACATCTATAaacaaaaaaatggaaattttctCATAAACCTACTAAAActttaccttcttcttcttcttcttaagacTTCCTCCTTTTATCCTATGGCCTTCTATTCACAGATGAGCAAATATTTACTTGGTCCAGCAATTGCGATTGGGCATCTCTTTTAATAACTTTTCTCCTATCTCATTATTATACATAGGCCTAATCAAGTAAGACAGCATGGTACTTGTACTGAAAATAAGGTGAGACACATCATACATCCATAACAAGAAATGTTATCTACATTTACATGACCTACGATTAATTAAGCTCCCAATTCTGCTCATTTAACAGATAaaaaaaggcagcccggtgcactaagctcccgctatgcgcggggtctaGGGAAGGGCCACACCAAGGCACATTTAACAGATATGAGCTGAAATACTCAAACCAGCTCAAACCCAATCTGAATTCAACAACAACAGATTTAGTTGACGTGAAGGGATTCAGAAAGAGACAGAAAAGTAAAATAGGACCATTATTTCATAAGGAGTAAAATTGAAGGGGTTGGGCAGGTCTTTCAGCCCCTTTGAAATAGAATGTATAGAAAAATGCATATGTCGTTCACTTCCCTTACACTTGTATAAAGCAAGTGGAAGCAAAAGTATATTATTAGGAATATACGACTATGATTGTCTCTCTCCTTTACCCACTCCCTCTCATTCGTGGAGTTGGAACCAAATGCAAAGCAAAGCTAGATAATTTCAGTAGTTTATTTATAGCCTCAATCCCAGTCAATGAATTAAAATAAATTCTAAATCCATTCACCTTCCCTGATACCACTGTTTTCTCCACACCGAAGACAAGCTATTAACCAGACGAAAAAGCCATCCCCCTGTAAATTTTCTTTTACAGGTTGAAGAGTTTTTAGGGCTCTGCCAGCAGTTCAGCTTATCTGTAGACTTGGCACACAATGAACAATAAATGAGGTTCACCTCCACACCTTTGTGTGGTTAAGTTACATATATTGGATATGGGTGCTTCCCTCAAAGTAAAGTTTAACACACCCAAGCCCTTTTCTTTTCTTGGGGAAATGGGGGGGTTTGAAGTTCTCGGATCTATTACAATAGTTGTGAGATTACAGTTTTATGTGAAATTCGCTCAAAGCAAAATTTACCTTTTCCCTTGGGTTGAGATGCAAATTATTCAATTTAGGGATTATCAAATCGACTCTATCGAGAAACCCTAATCCAGTCCCGATCTAAAAGAAATGAAACAGCTTCAACAAACATTCCGAATAACAGAGATAATATTAGCATGGCCAGTGGCAAGGATGACACGACATACAAAAATCCAGAAATGGCCTCACAAAGAAAAACTAGAACAAACAGGAGagggaaaaaaaatttaaaatatggaGAGAGCTGAGCATACATTTTGGACGAAGATAAAATTGGCGACGACGATAGTACCGACGATACCGCCGAGAATTGCAGCGGGGCCTGTTAGCAAACTCCATTTCCGGTGTATCATCCTTCTTCCGATATTCTCTTCTCCTTCAGCTTctgcttctctctctctctagtcgTAAAAAACTCTTTAATCCCAATTCTAAAAGACTCTCAAATTCTTTTACTAATATCATATTAAATACTTGATTGGTTGcataagaaaaaaatattaataaatattatattttatttgtaACATATTCCTATTGTGTAATATTTTTTTCTCGCTTTTGCGTACCTTGGAATACTTGCTACCTCAACACCTTTTGTCACTAATATAATAGTCACGTAATTACTATATCCTtggttttaattttaaaaattaatggaGGACAGAATACAAAGACGACACTTCTTTTTTCAGTCTCAattcaaatataaatatttaaatgttTCAAAATGAAGTTTACATAATAAGAAGCTACATAAAATATGGTAAAAATTACACGGGCGCCTTATTTGGTCGtcctcatttaacctatacccatattTTAAAAATTCTTTAACCTATACCCTAATTTTGACAACTTGACTCCTCTTCTTACTCCTGACGTATGCGCTCCTTACTTCCtcctcttcttttcctcttcttcttttctctctcaaacaCATGAGACTTTGTATAAGTATTATTGATTGGATCTGTAAAGTTTTATTAAATCTTATCAACTACCATATTCTATGTTGAAGGACTAGTAAATAAAACTCCACAAGCTGGTTAAAGTAGGTGTGATTTGTGTCTTTCCCTGGTCCATCCTTCTTAAACATACAACAACAACTGACTACTACATGTCCTCTCTTCCAAGTTACCTCCACAAAAATGGCACATGCATGTGAAATTTATTATACACAATAGCTGCCCTCGCGATCTCTTGGAATTAGCTTACCCCTTGCTTTATGATATGATCTGCAGGAAAAACGACAGAAAATGGCTGCAGaactgaaaaataaaagataggaaAAATAACTTCAGAACATTATCAAAAAATCAGTTAAAACTTCAGCACAATTTAGCTTAAGTTATATTTTAAAGCCATCTAACTTCAAAAAAAGGCAGAACACAACTTCAGCTTTAAGACTGTTGAAGTTTagcaaatataaaacaaaaacttcagctcctagaatgctgaagttcagcaaatacaaaacaaaacttcagctcctaaaatgttgaagttcagcaattacaaaacaaaacttcagctcctagaatgctgaagttcagcaattacaaaacaaaacttcacctcctagaatgttgaagttcaacaattacaaaacaaaaatttcagccaaAACATGTTGTAGTTTTATTGAATTGAAGTTTGCcattgcactatgaactgaagtttgcgtgattgcctttgcaagtcaggccaaacttcaggctatctgaagttttgctttgataaggctacacttcaggcaaaacattctgaagttcaaacttcagacataaatttttgctacttcagggcCGTATGTGTGAAGTTACccgaaaagtgggtacgcttgtaattttttttataaagcgggtataagttaaaatgtGACCCAAAAATTAGGTATAGATGTAAATCCCCCTAAAATATATTACTACTTactataaattataattttgggcTATGTGGGCCTCTATTTCCTCAATGTAAAGTAAAAATaacacgggctagccagttttcggactggtaattgaaaaatagtcaacgtttgtaaagtcattgaaaaatagctactattttgctgtaatacggaccggtccagcataatatactggagattggtacacatgtatataaacttcaaacatattatgctggaactccaacacgcggaaagttacaacataatatactggagattggagcacatatttgtgaacttccagcatattatactggaccggtatattatactggaattccaatatattatgctggaatattttccgaattttgaacattattttcgttcagatttatctttacatgaaaagtggctaaaattcgattacttttgaaattgtggctatttttcaattaccacttgtaaatcgcctatttttgaatttctccccaatGCAAAACACTTCAATTGTTTGGGGTAAAATCGGAAAATGGCCAAAAATGCCCTTGAACTATTTGAAATAGCTCGAAAATGCCATCCGTTTGTTTTTAGTACCAAAAATATCCCTTCCCTctatattttggaccacaaatgccTTTAAACCGTTAGTCTTGCCATTTAAGGTGACATGGCAGTCCAACTAGGTAAGATTTGCTTACATGGTCATCCACCTAAGCAATCTAGCATGGCAAAATTATTTTtacggaaaaaatattttttctaaaattttaaaaaaatgcaaaatcaacacttattctgaaaaaagtaaaaaaaaatccggacggaaaaaaaaacatttcgaaatttttttacttttttcggaataagtcctgattttgtattttaataaaaaattccgaaataaataatatttccgaaaattatttacttttttcagaataagtgttgattttgtattttaataaaaattttcgaaataaatatgtttttcagaaatttttttcttttttcggaataagtgttgattttgtattttaataaaaattttcgaaataaataatttttctggaatttttttacttctttcagaataagtgttgattttgcatttttaaaaatttcagaaaaaataatttttccgcaAAAATAATTTTGTCATGCTAGATTGTTTAGGTGGATGGCCATGTAAGCAAATCTTACCCAGTTGGACTGACATGTCTCCTTCAATGGCAAGACTAACGGTTTAAAggcatttgtggtccaaaatatagACGGCAAGGATATTTTTGGTACCTAAAACAAACAGAAGGCATTTTTGAGTTatttcaaataattcaagggccATTTTCCGGGGTAAAATCCCCTTTATGTTAACTTTTTCATTGCTACAGCCTTCAATAGTAAGCTTTAGTTTCtactaatttatttatttatttatttatttttgcatttttaaaaaaCTTTCAAATCAGCGTCAGCAGGATTAACTGCTCGAAAACATCAAACATGATACCAAAGGTAAAATTGAGAGGAAAACTtacatatacaaaaatatactagagcgaaagaaaaagaagcaacaatgtccatttttaataataataagaagaaaaaggCAGAAAATTTCACTTTATACAAGATCAAATGTAAAAGGTACAACATTCTATACAAATAGAGAAATTATTATTGGATTTTTAAGCTTAAATGTAGCTTAAAATTATTGAGTTTTTAAGCTTAAATGTaacttaaaagagggtgaatgggaaatggagtgaaattgaaaatatttgagtttccctccttgacaaagggatattgtcccatattggaagagaaaaagattttgatgggtatatatacaattgcggttcttctaactcttaaagagttaagaagaaggcaagcctcgcgccgccgCCGTCGTCCCTCGGCTACGGCTTCGGTTTTTGgcccaaatttatttgttaatagtaaatattaacagagTTGTTATTAAATATCCGATTTTTTGTAAacggaatattaatattaaatccaaacgTAATAGTATATGCCCTTCGCTTTTTGTAAAAGACATTTACAAAACAGTTTGCACCTCTTCGGATTTGAAGAACAatttgcacctcttcagatttgaaGAAATAGTTGGCACCTCTTCGaatttgaagagttgcacctcttaaGTTTGAGCTCAACATTGACTATAAATATcagtccattctctcagattttccatacgaatttctgacttctcctcctatcttctgcattgttttaactacaaacaaagcaacagtaagtgtgatttgctaccgatctttgtgttcgctgaaacactagtgtttgaagtatcgctacaccagtgtgtaattcgttctatcctgggagaaaataatccacaaccttgagtactaggaggggattaaattccttaaagaaacactgtgaattcaatgagctcggattaaattctgtttcgtttatatttctatttatatgttattttatcttctccagaattattttacataTACAGTTCAATAACAATTATTTCTGTTATTTGGGACAACCACGAAAGAAAAGTCCAGTATTTTGAGAAACGAAAAATAAATTGAGAATTTTATAACCCGAATGTTTGCTTTTAGTTACAACTTTGCTCAGTTGACAGTGGAGGCTGCCATTCTGCTCACCGTCAAACTTGTAACTTTTTTTGTTTTACAACTGTGATCTTAAACGTATACCTCAAACTAATTTACCGGACACTTGTTACCTTCCACTAGCACAGGTATCGAAGAGCTTTACCTATCAAGGCTTAGACAGTGTTTTTTATCTCGCTGAAATTTGAACCTTGGTCTCCTGTT
It encodes the following:
- the LOC107822433 gene encoding flowering locus K homology domain isoform X1, which codes for MEELNFIKEENAEELDQSLNQHENEGVPENSLLEVKEEHSLLEVKQEQEQEQEPKQEQEEEQEQEQEQEKELQQEDVATTAGGGERWPGWPGESVFRMLVPSQKVGSIIGRKGEYIKKTVEESKARIKILDGPPGTSERAVMVSAKEDPDASLPPAIDGLLRVHKRVVDGLESDSSHPPPGIPGKVSTKLLVQAAQAGSLIGKQGTTVKTIQEASQCIVRVLGTEDLPVFALQDDRIVEVVGEPASVHKAVELIANHLRKFLVDRSIIPVFEMQMQMPNRPVEHMPPPQSWGPPPQAFPSSAAGGPGYGSNPHFMPPPSRQHDSYYPPADMPPSRQHDSYYAPVDMPPPLEKQPHQGISAYGRETPMSMHSSSNNTTAPSLITQITQHMQIPLSYADAVIGTNGASISYIRRVSGATVTIQETRGVPGEMTVEISGTASQVQTAQQLVQNFMADAGAPQAQTAPPADQGYNSYGAPPTSMYSSAPTNPGVPGQSGGYGSVYGTNYGY